From the genome of Verrucomicrobiia bacterium, one region includes:
- a CDS encoding ATP-dependent Clp protease ATP-binding subunit, giving the protein MNPNGLGFSSSSLRAKKARLSGWFDNKVGRLVIGGSSFTAALFGVLLTVTGSRLGLLWALPGVVGCMLLAWYAGDLSKMDHPKQQVSSVDEILERHVLARLRSKNPSPYDIWRAIQELWGSTFIVARYGMGHKIFDEGLSHHDTETPSIWQRAYALAQAYKQPTVGPAELTVALFESLPHYRDYLPALHLTGEEVLEGLEWQQHVEALLNKQTHQNEFGGGVARDWAAGYTPMLNQLGVNVSASIQSGGGMAHRDTPSRNAVVSSIINTLGQGQRQNIALVGETGVGKTTAVYGCAEALLGRGAPPSLRYHQIFTLEASTILSRTAERGALEQLMIRLANEANKAKNIIIFLDDAQLFLHDGPGSVDISTTLLPILQNSVVRFIFATTPREWQDLKARNPALASMLNYQYMGEPSEADCLQILQDSSIFIEHKSQAVFSYQSLREAHRLSERYVQDIALPGKAIRLMETAATQSQGGLITEESVQGAVEGQYGVKVMKADASEKQTLLNLEDELHKRMINQKRAVAVVANALRRARSGIGNPKRPIGTFLFLGPTGVGKTELAKAIADTYFRGAGQIIRVDMNEYIRQEDVHRLLSPSSQTSSSFMQQIRRQPFSVVLFDEIEKAHPDIINIFLQLLDEGIIKDSDDRQASFRDAIIIATSNAGADEIRQRIAAGQTLETFEKEFTDKLITAGSFKPEFLNRFDEIVLFRPLTKEELMQVADLMLTDINKTLAPQHIAVLLSPEAKAWVVERGYDPRLGARPLRRVIQRTVENVVARKLLDGTAAAGTTVQLSLADLQAIEEVRQ; this is encoded by the coding sequence ATGAATCCAAATGGTCTTGGATTTTCATCTAGCAGTCTGCGCGCCAAAAAAGCTCGCCTGAGCGGATGGTTTGACAACAAAGTGGGCCGGCTGGTTATCGGTGGCAGCTCATTTACCGCGGCACTTTTCGGGGTATTGCTAACCGTCACGGGTAGTCGTTTGGGGTTACTGTGGGCCTTGCCAGGGGTGGTGGGCTGCATGTTGCTGGCGTGGTACGCCGGGGATTTGAGCAAGATGGATCACCCCAAACAGCAGGTGAGTTCTGTGGACGAAATACTGGAAAGACATGTTTTGGCACGTTTGCGATCTAAGAATCCAAGCCCTTACGATATCTGGCGAGCAATTCAAGAGTTGTGGGGCTCGACCTTTATCGTGGCGCGCTACGGTATGGGGCACAAGATTTTTGACGAAGGGCTCAGCCACCACGACACAGAGACGCCATCTATCTGGCAGCGTGCCTACGCACTTGCCCAGGCCTACAAACAGCCTACAGTTGGCCCTGCCGAGCTGACGGTGGCCCTGTTCGAGAGCTTGCCTCACTACCGTGATTACCTACCAGCCTTGCACCTGACCGGCGAAGAAGTGCTAGAAGGTCTGGAATGGCAGCAGCACGTCGAAGCTCTCTTAAACAAGCAAACGCACCAAAACGAATTTGGCGGTGGCGTGGCCCGTGACTGGGCGGCTGGTTACACGCCCATGTTGAATCAGCTGGGCGTAAATGTCAGCGCCTCTATCCAAAGTGGCGGTGGCATGGCACACCGCGATACACCCAGTCGCAACGCGGTGGTGAGCAGTATTATCAACACGCTTGGGCAAGGGCAGCGCCAAAACATTGCACTGGTTGGCGAGACGGGTGTCGGCAAAACAACTGCAGTGTATGGCTGTGCCGAGGCGCTACTGGGCCGGGGTGCACCACCTTCGCTGCGCTATCATCAGATTTTCACCCTCGAAGCTTCTACTATATTGTCTCGGACTGCAGAGCGGGGAGCCCTCGAGCAGTTGATGATTCGTCTGGCCAACGAGGCCAACAAAGCCAAGAACATTATTATCTTTCTGGACGATGCCCAGCTGTTTTTGCATGACGGGCCTGGCAGTGTAGATATCAGCACCACCCTCCTGCCTATTCTGCAGAACAGTGTTGTGCGCTTTATTTTTGCCACCACACCCAGGGAATGGCAGGACCTAAAAGCACGCAACCCAGCCCTTGCGAGCATGCTGAACTATCAGTACATGGGCGAACCGTCAGAGGCTGACTGTTTGCAGATCTTGCAGGACAGTTCGATATTTATAGAGCACAAGTCACAGGCTGTGTTTTCTTATCAGAGCTTGCGCGAGGCACATCGATTGTCAGAGCGCTATGTCCAGGATATTGCTTTGCCCGGTAAGGCGATTCGGCTTATGGAAACAGCTGCCACCCAAAGCCAGGGTGGGCTCATTACCGAGGAATCTGTACAGGGTGCCGTAGAGGGTCAGTATGGCGTGAAGGTTATGAAGGCAGATGCCTCCGAAAAGCAAACCCTGCTGAACCTAGAGGACGAGCTGCACAAGCGTATGATCAACCAAAAACGGGCAGTCGCCGTTGTCGCCAATGCCTTGCGCCGTGCCCGTAGTGGTATCGGCAATCCAAAGCGGCCCATCGGCACGTTTTTGTTCTTGGGCCCTACGGGTGTGGGCAAGACCGAGCTAGCCAAGGCTATAGCCGACACCTACTTCCGCGGCGCCGGCCAAATTATCCGCGTAGACATGAACGAGTATATTCGGCAAGAAGACGTACACCGCCTCTTGTCGCCCAGCAGCCAAACCAGCAGCAGCTTTATGCAGCAGATTCGGCGTCAGCCATTCAGCGTGGTGTTGTTTGACGAGATCGAAAAAGCGCACCCCGACATTATCAATATCTTCCTGCAGCTGCTAGACGAAGGCATCATCAAGGACAGCGACGACCGCCAGGCCAGTTTCAGGGACGCCATTATTATTGCTACTTCTAACGCAGGAGCTGACGAAATCCGGCAGCGTATTGCCGCCGGCCAGACACTAGAAACCTTCGAGAAAGAATTTACCGACAAGCTCATTACGGCTGGCTCATTCAAGCCTGAGTTTTTAAACCGCTTTGACGAGATTGTCCTGTTCCGGCCACTGACCAAAGAAGAGCTCATGCAAGTAGCCGACCTCATGCTGACCGATATCAACAAGACCCTGGCACCGCAGCACATTGCTGTGCTGCTGAGTCCCGAGGCCAAAGCCTGGGTGGTAGAGCGCGGTTATGATCCACGCTTGGGTGCCCGTCCGCTACGGCGTGTCATTCAGCGCACTGTCGAAAACGTGGTGGCCAGAAAGCTTCTAGACGGTACGGCCGCAGCCGGCACCACTGTTCAACTAAGCCTGGCTGACCTGCAGGCAATCGAGGAAGTTAGGCAGTAG